In Streptococcus mitis, the DNA window TACAGCCATCTTTCATGATATCCTTACATTCATGTTCTAGTTTCACCTGCTCAAATTCAGGATGACTTTCTAAAAATGCCTGTACGACTTGAAAGTTCTCTTCTGAGACAATAGTACAGGTACTATAAGTTATTATACCACCTTTGCCTAGTGTTTGACAAACACTACCTAATATTTCTAGCTGAATTTCCTGTAAGGATGCGAAATCTGCCGTTTCTTTATTGTATTTGATATCAGGTTTCCGGCGTAGAAGACCGATTCCTGAACAGGGAGCATCCACTAAAATCTTGTCAAAGGAATTCTGACCAAAAAACTCATGCACCTTTCTGGCATCCAATTTTTGCGTTTGAACCCGTTCTGCGACCCCCAAACGTTGGGCATTTTCTTGAATTAAGTCCAACTTATGGTCGTACAAGTCCAGAGCAGTAACCTGACCTGTTGTGAGATAAGAAGCTATATGGGCTGTTTTTCCACCCGGAGCCGCACAGGCATCTAGAACCTGCTCATCACCTTGTAAATCAAGCGTCGGAGCAACAAGCTGACTGGACTCGTCTTGAATGGTAATAGCTCCCTCCGCAAACAAATCATGGCCTGCAAAGTGCCCCTGCTCCTTAACCAAACCAGAAGGAGACAAGGATGAATCACTGGCCTCCAACAAGGCTTGGATTTCCTCTTTTCGTCCTAGGTCTGTCACACGAATACTGGCCTTGTTGCGCACCAAAAGACTTTCAAAAATGGTTTGTGCTCTCTCTTCTCCATATTCTTCCTTGAGCTTAGCAACGAGCCAAACCGGAAGGGAATATGCAATGGAGTCACGCTTGTTTTTTCGTTTGATGCTGGTGATATCTGGCCATCCTTCACGCAAGATACGACGAAGGACGGCGTTGACCAATTTTTCACTGCCTTTTTTACGAACTTTGGCCAATTCCACTGCTTCATTGACCAC includes these proteins:
- the rsmB gene encoding 16S rRNA (cytosine(967)-C(5))-methyltransferase RsmB, giving the protein MTKVETARSLALAVLEDVFINQAYSNIALNKHLKGSQLSVADKGLVTELVYGTVARKLTLEWYLSHFIEDRDQLDSWLYVLLLVSVYQLRYLDKIPDHAVVNEAVELAKVRKKGSEKLVNAVLRRILREGWPDITSIKRKNKRDSIAYSLPVWLVAKLKEEYGEERAQTIFESLLVRNKASIRVTDLGRKEEIQALLEASDSSLSPSGLVKEQGHFAGHDLFAEGAITIQDESSQLVAPTLDLQGDEQVLDACAAPGGKTAHIASYLTTGQVTALDLYDHKLDLIQENAQRLGVAERVQTQKLDARKVHEFFGQNSFDKILVDAPCSGIGLLRRKPDIKYNKETADFASLQEIQLEILGSVCQTLGKGGIITYSTCTIVSEENFQVVQAFLESHPEFEQVKLEHECKDIMKDGCILITPELYGSDGFFISQFRKISD